A genomic region of Bombus fervidus isolate BK054 chromosome 17, iyBomFerv1, whole genome shotgun sequence contains the following coding sequences:
- the LOC139996192 gene encoding uncharacterized protein, giving the protein MHCKIMDTFPTQRYETKIESFDTCMIDPANQQQEISETVNDQTSSHTIEIENQENHENSNLHQQQHDSEVQHQQDQPNQISHIQSNIQQSMTLTPIRIPAILDGEYFTVIRVEDSNITVQCVQCQRHLNGNLRSTGNFLSHIKRLHPFMVDKIKSKANQRKPAMIYIDLSAAKCQEIIRTRGGYRKCYKTDVWQPGSEEAYDQSNEWSESPVIRRRKIDEAECSDLLKISHNNSFVMEDEFDAIGRNIAAKLRSMKLDQRIIAEKLLNDILFEAQLGNLHKDSNIHV; this is encoded by the exons ATGCATTGTAAGATCATGGATACATTTCCTACGCAAAGGTATGAAACAAAGATTGAAAGTTTTGACACATGTATGATCGATCCTGCAAATCAACAGCAAGAAATATCTGAAACAGTCAATGACCAGACATCTTCTCATACAATTGAAATAGAGAATCAAGAAAAtcatgaaaattcaaatttacatCAGCAACAACATGATTCAGAAGTGCAACATCAACAAGATCAACCTAATCAAATTTCACATATACAATCCAATATTCAGCAAAGCATGACTCTTACTCCAATTAGAATACCAGCTATACTTGATGGAGAATATTTTACAGTAATTAGAGTAGAAGACAGTAATATAACAGTTCAATGTGTACAATGTCAAAGAcatttaaatggaaatttgaGATCTACTGGAAATTTTTTAAGTCATATTAAA AGATTACATCCTTTTATggttgataaaattaaatctaaaGCTAATCAAAGAAAACCTGCAATGATATATATTGATTTATCAGCAGCTAAATGTCAAGAAATAATAAGAACAAGAGGAGGATATAGGAAATGTTACAAAACA gaTGTATGGCAACCAGGAAGTGAGGAAGCTTATGATCAGTCTAATGAGTGGTCTGAAAGTCCAGTAATTCGTAGACGTAAAATAGATGAAGCTGAATGTTCtgatcttttaaaaatatcacataataattcatttgtAATGGAAGATGAGTTTGATGCAATTGGACGAAATATTGCAGCAAAACTTAGAAGTATGAAATTAGACCAAAGAATTATagctgaaaaattattaaatgatattttatttgaagcaCAATTAGGAAATCTTCATAAAGACtctaatatacatgtatag
- the Top1 gene encoding DNA topoisomerase 1 produces MELEQPTTPSNSDSEKKIKENSNVTGNHSDAHINGMSNGFDKKREHKSEHRDKDKERSHKSDHKDKERSKEKDRNHKSDHREKEKDRHKHSSSSIKEKDKHDSSSSNKDKDKDRKSSSSSSKDKEHKSSSSSSKDREKDKSKDKEHYHRSSSSSSSKDKDRHHSSSKDKESKEKEKEKSKDKDKYKHSISSSSRDKDKDKNVSKDKEKERKHSLEKDKERHSTSHANDKEKHRSSEKDKDKHNLSSKDKHRHDKEKDRHRHEKEKSKHREDKDKKEKEKEEIKVKEEVMDVKPNHIGNEVFQFDVGQTLKHEVKEEPISQIEPEDDDDSGGEQPLYIKEDEDDEEAMNEEEGSMDSTDGNDTRLSDLHNTTIKTEEESDEDMPLSARSMAPTSVKRSLDSEEEDDVPLSARKKSKKNDTKAKKKKRKHEDDEDEDEIEQKPKKKGGRASKGENSSPRKKKQEEEQEVWKWWEEEKKNDGTKWTFLEHKGPVFAPPYEPLPPDVKFYYSGKEMKLSQDAEEVATFYARMLDHDYTTKSAFNNNFFHDWREVMTESERAKINDLSKCNFKEMHSYFVQKSEERKAMTKEEKQKIKEMNEQIQKEYGFCIIDGHKEKIGNFKIEPPGLFRGRGEHPKMGKLKRRVMPEDILINCSKDSNIPKPPPGHKWKEVRHDPNVTWLASWTENIQGQVKYVMLNPSSKLKGEKDWQKYETARKLAQLIDKIRAEYREDWKSKEMRIRQRAVALYFIDKLALRAGNEKDEDQADTVGCCSLRVEHITLHEQKDGKEYVVVFDFLGKDSIRYYNEVPVEKRVFKNLQLFMENKSPSDDLFDRLNTTVMNKHLNELMEGLTAKVFRTYNASWTLQQQLDKLTNPDDTEAEKILSYNRANRAVAILCNHQRSVPKTHAKSMENLKAKIEAKKQAISEAEHAVKEAKRDAKHGSVKEKVVYEKKKKALDRLKEQLTKLEVQATDKEENKEIALGTSKLNYLDPRITVAWCKKHNVPIEKIYNKTQRDKFRWAIDMAGPDYVF; encoded by the exons ATGGAGCTCGAGCAACCAACAACGCCGTCGAATTCCGACTCA gAAAAAAAGATCAAGGAGAACAGCAATGTGACTGGAAATCATAGTG ATGCTCATATAAATGGCATGTCAAATGGATTTGACAAAAAAAGAGAACACAAATCCGAACATAGGGATAAGGACAAAGAACGATCTCATAAATCAGATCATAAAGACAAAGAGAGAAGCAAGGAGAAGGATAGAAATCATAAAAGTGATCAtagggaaaaggaaaaagatagaCATAAACATAGTTCTAGTtctattaaagaaaaagataaacatGATAGTAGCAGTAGTAACAAAGATAAAGATAAGGATAGAAAGAGTAGCTCATCATCTAGCAAGGATAAAGAACACAAAAGTAGTAGTTCTTCAAGCAAAGATAGAGAAAAGGATAAAAGCAAAGATAAAGAACATTATCACAGATCTAGTTCTAGTTCAAGTTCCAAGGATAAAGACAG ACATCACAGTAGTTCCAAGGACAAAGAaagcaaagagaaagagaaagaaaaaagtaaggATAAGGATAAATACAAACACAGTATAAGCTCAAGTTCTCGTGACAAAGATAAGGATAAAAATGTCTCTAAGGataaagaaaaggagagaaaacaTTCATTAGAGAAGGACAAGGAAAGACATTCCACATCTCATGCAAATGACAAAGAAAAGCATCGGTCTTCTGAAAAAGACAAAGATAAACATAATTTGTCCAGTAAAGATAAACATCGTcatgataaagaaaaagatcgaCATCGtcatgagaaagaaaaat CGAAACATAGAgaagataaagataaaaaagagaaggagaaggaagaaattaaagtaaaagaaGAAGTAATGGATGTAAAACCTAATCACATAGGAAATGAAGTATTTCAGTTTGATGTTGGCCAAACCTTGAAACATGAAGTGAAAGaa gAACCTATATCACAAATTGAACCTGAAGATGATGATGACAGTGGTGGAGAACAACcattatatattaaagaaGATGAGGATGACGAAGAAGCTATGAATGAAGAAGAAGGTAGTATGGATTCAACTGATGGAAATGACACAAGACTTTCAGATCTCCATAATACAACAATTAAAACTGAGGAAGAATCGGATGAAGATATGCCATTG agTGCAAGGTCCATGGCTCCTACAAGTGTTAAAAGAAGTTTAGATTCAGAGGAAGAAGATGATGTTCCACTTTCAGCGCGTAAAAAGTCAAAGAAGAATGATacaaaagcaaagaaaaaaaagcgaAAACATGAAGATGATGAAGATGAAGACGAAATTGAACAA aAACCAAAGAAGAAAGGTGGAAGAGCATCAAAGGGAGAAAATTCTAGCCCAAGGAAAAAGAagcaagaagaagaacaagaaGTTTGGAAATG gtgggaagaagaaaaaaaaaatgatgggACAAAATGGACATTCTTGGAACATAAAGGACCAGTATTTGCACCTCCATATGAGCCACTCCCCCCtgatgtaaaattttattactctggaaaagaaatgaaattaagtCAAGATGCAGAAGAAGTTGCGACTTTCTATGCACGCATGTTAGATCACGATTATACTACAAAGTCTGCATTTAATAATAACTTCTTCCATGATTGGAGAGAAGTGATGACTGAATCAGAGAGGGCTAAAATAAATGACTTGAGTAAGtgcaattttaaagaaatgcaTTCGTATTTTGTTCAAAAAAGCGAAGAGCGGAAAGCAATGACTAAAGAAGAAAagcagaaaataaaagaaatgaatGAACAAATTCAAAAAGAATATGGTTTTTGTATTATTGATGgacataaagaaaaaataggtAATTTCAAGATTGAACCGCCTGGTTTATTCAGAGGTCGTGGTGAACACCCTAAAATGGGCAAATTGAAAAGAAGAGTTATGCCAGAAGATATTCTTATTAATTGTTCCAAAGATTCTAATATACCAAAGCCACCACCAGGCCATAAATGGAAGGAAGTTCGGCATGATCCTAATGTTACCTGGCTTGCATCTTGGACAGAGAATATTCAGGGACAAGTGAAATACGTTATGCTTAATCCATCAAGCAAActtaaaggagaaaaagattgGCAGAAATATGAGACTGCTAGAAAATTAGCACAATTAATAGACAAAATTCGTGCTGAATATAGGGAAGATTGGAAAAGTAAGGAGATGCGTATAAGACAAAGAGCTGttgcattatattttatagataaatTAGCTCTCAGAGCTGGTAATGAGAAAGATGAAGATCAAGCAGATACTGTAGGTTGTTGTTCTTTACGAGTAGAACACATTACATTACATGAGCAAAAGGATGGAAAGGAGTATGTAGTTGTATTTGACTTCTTAG gTAAAGATTCTATAAGGTATTACAATGAAGTGCCAGTAGAAAAAagagtatttaaaaatttacaactttttatggaaaataaatcACCAAGTGATGATTTATTTGATCGTCTTAATACAACCGTTAtgaataaacatttaaatgaATTGATGGAAGGTCTCACTGCTAAGGTCTTCAGGACATATAATGCTTCATGGACATTACAACAGCAATTAGATAAATTGACAAATCCTGATGATACAGAAGCAGAAAAGATTTTATCATATAATAGAGCAAATCGAGCTGTTGCAATATTGTGTAATCATCAACGTTCAGTGCCTAAAACACACGCAAAATCTATGGAAAATCTTAAGGCAAAAATAGAAGCTAAGAAGCAAGCTATAAGTGAAGCAGAACATGCTGTAAAGGAAGCTAAACGTGATGCAAAGCATGGATCTGTTAAAGAAAAAGT cgtatatgaaaagaagaagaaagccCTTGATAGATTAAAAGAGCAGCTGACGAAATTGGAAGTTCAAGCAACAGACaaagaggaaaataaagaaattgctCTAGGCACCTccaaattgaattatttggATCCTAGAATTACAGTTGCATG gtGTAAGAAACATAATGTCCCTATTGAGAAGATTTATAATAAGACTCAGAGGGATAAGTTCAGATGGGCCATAGACATGGCAGGACCAGATTATGTATTTTAA
- the Rnmt gene encoding RNA guanine-7 methyltransferase: MSAPEVMSKAKEKQDEILSEKDNEKTIPTIKSQMFSKENKRKIEVNDKSHTQIKYSRTKEHSDANSSKRVKYDAEQNVNNSSADLTTSNSEETKESSSKEEHIENSLLVVQHYNSVLNKDRNKSRILYMRNFNNWIKSMLILEFINKTPTNARLKVLDMCCGKGGDLFKWEKMNAAHLICTDLADVTMQQCQDRYKQMSKRYSQEKRYFPMFSAEFITADCTKVRLRTKFKDPSISLDLVSCQFAFHYCFESLQQAECMFRNASECLKPGGYFIGTIPNAYDLVSRWQKCDGDGFGNDIYNVEFFCDKKKPPLFGAKYHFQLEGVVNCPEFLVYLPVFRKLASKFDLNLVLFERFDSFYERMKDGDKGKMLLSKIQSLETYPPRREVQLTGNPDKDYQHAKEYCSQKTSTRREIGTLSRTEWEVTSLYAVFSFEKMKPGWKQH, translated from the exons ATGTCTGCACCTGAAGTAATGAGTAAAGCTAAAGAAAAGCAAGATGAGATATTATCAGAAAAAGACAATGAAAAAACAATACCTACAATAAAATCACAGATGTTCTCTAAGGAAAACAAAAGGAAGATAGAAGTAAATGATAAAAGTCATACACAAATTAAATACTCTCGAACTAAGGAACATTCAGATGCAAATTCATCTAAGCGAGTAAAATATGATGCCGaacaaaat GTTAATAATAGTTCAGCAGATTTAACTACTAGTAACAGTGAGGAAACAAAAGAATCATCAAGCAAGGAAGAACACATTGAAAACTCATTATTAGTAGTACAACATTATAATTCAGTACTaaataaagatagaaataaaagcagaattttgtatatgagaaattttaacaattgGATTAAAAGCATGCTTATAC tggaatttattaataaaactccAACTAATGCCCGTTTAAAAGTGTTAGATATGTGCTGTGGTAAAGGGGgagatttatttaaatggGAAAAAATGAATGCAGCACATTTAATCTGTACCGATTTGGCTGATGTAACTATGCAACAATGTCAAGATCGATATAAACAGATGTCAAAAAGATATTCtcaagaaaaaagatattttcctATGTTCTCTGCAGAATTCATAACAGCTgattgtacaaag GTTCGATTGagaacaaaatttaaagatcCTAGTATATCACTTGACTTGGTTAGTTGTCAATTTGCATTCCATTATTGTTTTGAGTCACTACAACAAGCAGAATGTATGTTTAGAAATGCAAGTGAATGTTTAAAACCAGGAGGTTATTTTATTGGAACTATCCCAAATGCATATGATCTAGT TTCCAGGTGGCAGAAGTGCGATGGTGATGGTTTTGGAAATGACATTTAtaatgtagaatttttttGTGACAAAAAAAAACCACCTCTTTTTGGTGctaaatatcattttcaattAGAAGGTGTTGTTAATTGTCCAGAATTTCTTGTCTACTTACCTGTATTTCGTAAACTAGCTTCAAAGtttgatttaaatttagtACTATTTGAAAG ATTTGACAGCTTTTATGAACGTATGAAAGATGGGGATAAAGGTAAAATGTTACTtagtaaaatacaaagtttagAAACTTATCCACCTCGACGCGAGGTACAGCTTACTGGTAACCCTGATAAAGATTATCAACATGCTAAAGAATATTGCTCGCAAAAAACTTCGACTCGCCGTGAGATTGGGACTTTATCTCGAACAGAATGGGAAGTTACTT caTTATATGCAGTATTTTCTTTTGAGAAAATGAAACCTGGCTGGAAGCAACATtag